The Actinocorallia herbida DNA window CGGACGGGGCGCTGCTGTGCAACACGGTGACGGCGGAGCCGGACGCGGACTGCACCGACACCAACTGCGTCAGGATCCGCGACCGGGTCAAGCCGCCGAAGCCGTGCAAGCACTGCGGCCACCACGGCAAGCCGAAGCACGGGAAACCCTGGCACCACGGGAGGCCTTGGCACCATGGCGGACCCGGCCACCACGGCAGGCCCTGGCACCACGACAGGCCGCGCCACCACCACGGCAGGCCCGGGCAGAACCGGCCGTGGCAGCAGGACCAGTGGCAGAACCGGCCCTGGCAGAACGACCGGTGGCAGGAGGGCGGGGACCGCTCGGCCTGATCCCGGCCGGACCTGACGGCCCGCCGACCGCATCCCGCGGTCGGCGGGCCGTCGCCGTCAGCGCGCGGGGCCCGCGAAGGGCACACCGGTAGGGGCGGACGCCGAGGGCTCGCGGCCCGGGTGCTTCCACAGGCCGCGGTCCTCCAGGATCGGGAGGACGCCCTCGCCGAACCAGTACGCCTCCTCCAGGTGGGGGTGGCCGGACAGCACGAACTCGTCGATGCCGAGCGCGTGGTACTCGGCGATCCGGTCGGCGACCTCGGCGTGCGAGCCGACCAGCGCGGTGCCCGCGCCGCCGCGCACCAGCCCGAACCCGGCCCACAGGTTCGGCGAGACCTCCAGGTTCGCGGTGCTGCCGCCGTGCAGGGCGAGCATCCGCTTCTGCCCCTCGGAGGCGCTGCGCGAGAGCCCGGCCTGCACCTTGGCGATGAGGGCGGGGTCGAGCGCGTCGAGCAGGAACCGGGCCTGCGTCCAGGCGGCCTCGGAGGTGTCGCGGCTGATCACGTGCAGGCGGATGCCGAACCGGGGGGTGCGGCCCACCGCGCGGTACTCCTCGCGGATCCACGCGATCTTCTCGGCGACCTGCGCGGGCGGTTCCCCCCACGTCAGGTAGACGTCGGCGTGCCGCGCGGAGATCTTCCCGGCGATCGGGGAGGAGCCGCCGAAGTAGATCTCGGGGACGGGGTCGGGCACCCGGGCGAGCTCGGCGTCCTCGACCTGGAGGTGCCTGCCCTTGAGGCTGACCTTCCCGCCCTGCCACAGGCCCCGCACGATCTCCAAGAACTCGCCGGTGCGCTCGTACCGCTCCTCCTTGCCGAGGAAGTCGCCGAACGCGCGCTGCTCGTGGTCCTCGCCGCCGGTCACGACGTTGAGGATCAGCCGGCCCTCGGAGTGCCGCTGGAACGTCGCGGCCATCTGCGCGGCGAGCGTGGGGGAGATGACGCCGGGGCGGAACGCCACGAGGAACTTGAGCCGCTCGGACTCGCGCGCCAGCATCGCCGTCGTCAGCCAGGCGTCCTCGCACCAGGCGCCGGTCGGGGTCAGCGCGGCCTCGAAGCCGAGCCGCTCGGCGGCCCGCGCGACCTGCGACAGGTAGCCGATGGTCGCGGGGCGGTCGGCGCCGGTCGAGGTGGTCGGGTTGCCGTGGCCGCCGCCGACGAGGTTGCGGCTGTCACCGTAGGTGGGCAGGAACCAGTGGAACTTCAGCGTCATGAGACTTCCTTGAGCAGGGGGCGGCCGAGGGCCGCGGAGAACCCGTCGACGACCTTGAACAGGGGGTCGCCGCTGGCGGGGTCGACGGTGACGCCGGAGGCGTGGACGTCGATGTGCCGGTCCAGCACGAACCAGCCCTGGACGATGTGGTCCGCGCCGAGGGAGGTGAGCACCGGGCGCAGCGCGTAGTCGAGGGCGAGGACGTGCGCGGGGGAGCCGCCGGTCACGATGGGCAGCACGGTCTTGCCCGCGAAGGCGAACTGGGGGAGGAGGTCGAGGAAGGTCTTCAGCAGCCCGCTGTAGGCGGCCTTGTAGACGGGGGAGGCGACGACGAGCGCGTCCGCCTCCTCGATCGCGCGGACGGCCGCGGTGATCTCCGGGTCCGTCGTGTCGGCGGCGAGGAGCGGGCCGGCGGGCAGGTCGCGGAGCGAGGTGTGCCCGACGGTATGGCCGTCACGGCGCAGGTGCTCGGCCAGATGCGCGGCGAGCGCGGCCGTGCGCGAGGTCGCGGACGGGCTGCCGGTGAGGACATGGACGGTGGACAACGGAGAACTCCCTTGCTGCCGCGGAAGGAATTCAGGCAATTCCTACTGACATGATGGGATTCTAACCGGTCGAACCGCCCGCGCCAGGCCCCGGGTCATCGCGATCGGCTGCCGGGTGCGAGGGTTTCCCTTCCACCGGCGGGCACGGCGTCCGAAGTCGCACCCCTCCGGAGCCCCCCGCACGGCAGGGAATCCATATCGCGGACGAGCGCCCGCATGGGCGGCGCTCCAGCTGGGAAGGCACAAGATCAACAGCCGCCCGAGCCTGGACGTGGAATGTTCGACGCTGAGACCCTGCCGTTCGGTGTGTTCACCGCCCTCGACCGGCCCGGCGTGCGCCGGGTGGGGGTCGCCGTGGAGGACCGAGTCCTCGACCTGTCGCAGGCCCGGATACCCCACCCTGCGCTCTTCGCCTACGGGACGCTCGATCCGTTCCTCGTCTCCGGGCCCGAAGTATGGGACCGCGTGCGCTCGGCGCTCCTGGAAGGCACCGGAGGCCCCTACCTTCCGATGTCGGAGGTGACGATGTGCCTTCCGTACACGGTCGCCGACTACGTCGACTTCTACGCCTCCGAGCACCACGCGACCAACCTCGGCAGGCTCTTCCGGCCCGGAGGGGAACCCCTCACCCATAACTGGCGCCACCACCCGCTCGCCTACCACGGGCGCGCCGGGACGGTCGTCGTCTCCGGAACGGGCGTCGTCCGGCCGTCCGGGCCGCACCTGGAGGAGGGCGGGACCGACCCGGTCTTCGGGCCGTCGGGGAGGCTGGACTTCGAGGCCGAGCTCGGATTCGTGGTCGGCGTGCCGAGCAGCCTGGGCGCGCCGGTCTCCACCGCGGCGTTCGCCGACCACGTCTTCGGGGTCTGCGTCGTCAACGACTGGTCCGCGCGCGACCTCCAGGCCTGGGAGTACGTCCCGCTCGGCCCGTTCCTCGGCAAGTCCTTCGCCACCTCGGTCAGCCCGTGGATCGTGCCGCTCGCCGCGCTCGCGGACGCGCGCGTGCCCGTCCCGTCGGCCTCGGGGGACCTCGCCAGGTACCTGCGCGAGGACGCGGCCTGGGGGCTGGACATCGGGCTCGACGTGCGGCTCAACGGGCACACCGTCACCCGGCCGCCCTACCGCACGACGCACTGGAGCCCGGCCCAGATGGTGGCGCACCTCACCGTCAACGGGGCCGCGCTGCGCACGGGCGACCTCGTGGCGTCCGGGACGGTCAGCGGGCCCGGCGCCGAGGAGGTCGGCTCGCTCATCGAGCTGACGCGCGGCGGCGAGGAGCCGATCGTGCTGCCCGGCGGCGCCGAGCGGGCCTGGCTGGCCGACTACGACGAGGTGGCGATCAGCGCTTCCCTCGCCGGCGGGCGGTATCTGGGAGAGGTCTCGGGCCGGGTTCTCCCGGCTGTCGGATGAGCCCGGTGGGCCGGTGCTTGCGGACGAAGTACTCGATCGTGGCGATCGCGGCGAGGACGATGCCCACGTCGTCGATGAGGATCGGGTCCGGGAGCAGGTCGATCGGGCTGAGCGCGTAGACCCACGCGCCGTAGTAGGCGGCCTTGGCCGTCGAAGGCGCGTCGTCGGCCTTGACGAACCCGCGCAGCGTCCGCAGCCGGATCAGCGTCCGCACCACGAAGAACAGCGTGACCAGGACGAACACTCCGCCCGCCACCAGAACCCAGGGCCACCAACCGTCGGGCATCGCTCTCCTCCCCGCGTCGAATCTACCCGGAGGGCGTCTCGATGGGACGCCCCCGTCCACAACCGGCATGTCCGCGAACAGCCCCGAACAACTTCCAGGGAGCGCCGAAGGCGCGGCCCGGCATCTTCACGTCCCCTCCAGGAGTACCCCGCACGGGTTGTTTCCAGGGAGTGCCGTCAGGCACGCCAGACCGCAGGCCCCCAAGGGCCGGAGGTCGGGCCGGCGAACACGGCCGGCCGCCTCAGTCCATATCTCCGACGGAGGCTCGGAGGGTGTGGAGGGCGTCGATGACGGCTCGGGCCTCGGGGCGGCTCAGGCCGTCGAGGGCGAAGCCGGCCTCGTGCATGGTGACGGTCGCCTCTTCGATGAGGTCGCGGCCGGCGGGGGTGATCGCGGCGAGGACGACCCGGCGGTCGTGCGGGCTGGGGGAGCGGGTGACCAGGCCGCGGCCCTCGAGGCGGGAGATCACGTTGGTGACGCTCGCGGGGTGGACCATGAGCCGTTCGCCCATCTTGCCCATGGGCAGGCGCCCTTCGCGGGTGAAGGCGAGCAGGCGCAGCGCCTCGTAGGCGGCGAAGGTGATCCCGTAGGGCTTGAGCAGGCCCTCGATCCGGCTGAGCAGGAGCTGCTGGGCGCGCATCACCGAGGTCACGGCGGCCATGTGGTCGGCGTGTTCTGGCCAGCGGATGCTCCACTGGCGGTGGGCTTCGGCGAGCGGATCGAACGACACGCCCCCAAGGTACGGGAACTTGACGGCCTCCGCGTTGGGATTTACTTTAACTTCAAAATATTAGTCTTCAAAGTAAGTAGGGGCGGGGCCCCGGAGGAGGACGGATGGGACTGCACAGACCGGTGCACCCGGTGCGCTTCGTCACGGCGGCCGCGCTTTTCGACGGCCACGACGCGGCGATCAACATCATGCGCCGGATCCTCCAGTCCCAGGGCGCCGAAGTGGTGCACCTCGGGCATGACAGGTCGGTGGCCGAGGTCGTCGCCGCGGTCGTCGAGGAGGACGCCCAGGGTGTCGCGATCAGCTCCTACCAGGGCGGGCACCTCGAGTACTTCGCCTACCTCGCCGAGGCGCTGCGCGAGGCGGGCGCCGGGCACGTCCGGATCTTCGGCGGCGGCGGGGGCGTCATCGTGCCCGAGGAGATCGCGCGGCTCGCCGAGGCCGGCGTGCGGATCTTCTCACCCGAGGACGGCCAGCGGCTCGGCCTGCCCGGCATGATCAACGAGCTGATCCGGGACGCCGACACCGACCTCGCCGCGGCGCCCGCACCCGTCGAGGCGGTCCTCGCGGGCGACCGGGCGGCCCTCGCCCGGACCCTCACCCGCCTCCAGGGCGGCGCCCCGCTCGACCCCGCCCTCGCGGGCCGGAGCGCGCCGGTCCTCGGCATCACCGGCACCGGCGGGTCCGGCAAGTCCTCTCTCACCGACGAGATCCTGCGGCGGCTGCGCGTCGACCAGCAGGACAAGCTCCGCGTCGCGGTCCTGGCCGTCGACCCGACCCGGCGGCGCGGCGGCGGCGCGCTGCTCGGCGACCGCATCCGGATGAACTCCCTCGACGG harbors:
- a CDS encoding YkvA family protein, which produces MPDGWWPWVLVAGGVFVLVTLFFVVRTLIRLRTLRGFVKADDAPSTAKAAYYGAWVYALSPIDLLPDPILIDDVGIVLAAIATIEYFVRKHRPTGLIRQPGEPGPRPLPDTARRRGKR
- a CDS encoding MarR family winged helix-turn-helix transcriptional regulator, which encodes MSFDPLAEAHRQWSIRWPEHADHMAAVTSVMRAQQLLLSRIEGLLKPYGITFAAYEALRLLAFTREGRLPMGKMGERLMVHPASVTNVISRLEGRGLVTRSPSPHDRRVVLAAITPAGRDLIEEATVTMHEAGFALDGLSRPEARAVIDALHTLRASVGDMD
- a CDS encoding LLM class flavin-dependent oxidoreductase, which codes for MTLKFHWFLPTYGDSRNLVGGGHGNPTTSTGADRPATIGYLSQVARAAERLGFEAALTPTGAWCEDAWLTTAMLARESERLKFLVAFRPGVISPTLAAQMAATFQRHSEGRLILNVVTGGEDHEQRAFGDFLGKEERYERTGEFLEIVRGLWQGGKVSLKGRHLQVEDAELARVPDPVPEIYFGGSSPIAGKISARHADVYLTWGEPPAQVAEKIAWIREEYRAVGRTPRFGIRLHVISRDTSEAAWTQARFLLDALDPALIAKVQAGLSRSASEGQKRMLALHGGSTANLEVSPNLWAGFGLVRGGAGTALVGSHAEVADRIAEYHALGIDEFVLSGHPHLEEAYWFGEGVLPILEDRGLWKHPGREPSASAPTGVPFAGPAR
- the ssuE gene encoding NADPH-dependent FMN reductase; the protein is MSTVHVLTGSPSATSRTAALAAHLAEHLRRDGHTVGHTSLRDLPAGPLLAADTTDPEITAAVRAIEEADALVVASPVYKAAYSGLLKTFLDLLPQFAFAGKTVLPIVTGGSPAHVLALDYALRPVLTSLGADHIVQGWFVLDRHIDVHASGVTVDPASGDPLFKVVDGFSAALGRPLLKEVS
- a CDS encoding fumarylacetoacetate hydrolase family protein — protein: MFDAETLPFGVFTALDRPGVRRVGVAVEDRVLDLSQARIPHPALFAYGTLDPFLVSGPEVWDRVRSALLEGTGGPYLPMSEVTMCLPYTVADYVDFYASEHHATNLGRLFRPGGEPLTHNWRHHPLAYHGRAGTVVVSGTGVVRPSGPHLEEGGTDPVFGPSGRLDFEAELGFVVGVPSSLGAPVSTAAFADHVFGVCVVNDWSARDLQAWEYVPLGPFLGKSFATSVSPWIVPLAALADARVPVPSASGDLARYLREDAAWGLDIGLDVRLNGHTVTRPPYRTTHWSPAQMVAHLTVNGAALRTGDLVASGTVSGPGAEEVGSLIELTRGGEEPIVLPGGAERAWLADYDEVAISASLAGGRYLGEVSGRVLPAVG